A window of the Rhodoluna limnophila genome harbors these coding sequences:
- the panB gene encoding 3-methyl-2-oxobutanoate hydroxymethyltransferase translates to MEFLPKKVRTSTLKEFKANGHKFSCLTSYDHLTAGLFDQSGIDVLLVGDSAADNSLGYSSTLPITVAEMATFGRAVASAAQRALVVIDMPFGSYETGPADALANAIALMKPTGADAVKLEGGQRSAEQIRTLVEAGIPVMGHIGFTPQSVNVLGGFKIQGRGDAAEQLLEDALAVQNAGGFAVVLEMVPSAIAGEISSKLDIPTIGIGAGPQVDGQILVWTDFAGMTAGRPRKFVKRYANLGEQLASAASNYRTEVANGEFPTANHSFED, encoded by the coding sequence ATGGAATTCCTTCCAAAGAAGGTTAGAACCTCTACTCTCAAAGAATTTAAGGCAAACGGGCACAAGTTCAGTTGCCTTACCAGTTATGACCACCTGACAGCCGGTCTGTTTGATCAATCTGGGATAGACGTTCTCTTGGTGGGCGATTCCGCCGCTGATAACAGCTTGGGGTACTCGAGCACTTTGCCCATCACGGTAGCCGAGATGGCAACCTTTGGTCGCGCAGTGGCGTCGGCAGCTCAACGCGCGCTTGTCGTTATTGACATGCCGTTTGGCTCGTACGAGACAGGCCCCGCGGACGCCCTCGCAAACGCGATAGCGCTAATGAAGCCAACTGGTGCTGATGCCGTGAAGCTTGAAGGTGGCCAACGAAGTGCAGAACAGATTCGCACTCTTGTGGAGGCTGGAATCCCGGTTATGGGACACATTGGCTTCACACCGCAGAGCGTCAATGTTCTGGGCGGCTTTAAGATTCAAGGTCGCGGAGATGCAGCCGAACAATTGCTTGAGGACGCCCTAGCCGTCCAGAATGCGGGTGGATTTGCAGTAGTACTCGAAATGGTTCCATCAGCAATCGCCGGTGAAATTAGCTCCAAGCTAGACATTCCAACGATTGGAATTGGCGCTGGCCCGCAGGTTGATGGTCAAATTTTGGTCTGGACGGATTTTGCTGGCATGACAGCAGGCCGGCCAAGGAAGTTTGTCAAGCGCTATGCAAACCTCGGGGAACAACTGGCATCAGCAGCATCGAACTACCGAACTGAAGTGGCTAACGGGGAGTTTCCAACGGCTAACCATTCATTCGAGGACTAG
- the map gene encoding type I methionyl aminopeptidase — protein sequence MPRDSKTGHLIPGALSPTRQVPAEIARPAYVGKKSPAPWTGGDVRTPSEIAKIRAAGRIAAQAIELVGKHAVPGVTTDELDRIGHEFLIGQGAYPSTLGYRGFPKSLCSSINEVICHGIPDDTVLQEGDIVNIDITAFKDGFHGDSNQTFKVGEVSDEVSLLVERTHEAMMRGIRAATVGRQVNIIGRAIETYAKRFNYGVVRDFTGHGIGEAFHSGLIIPHYDSSPAYDTEIKVGMVFTIEPMLTLGTHEWNMWSDNWTVVTRDSSITAQFEHTIAITEDGPEILTLP from the coding sequence ATGCCTCGCGATTCGAAAACTGGCCATCTGATTCCCGGTGCCCTTAGTCCAACCCGGCAAGTTCCGGCAGAAATTGCCAGACCGGCCTACGTTGGCAAAAAGTCGCCTGCGCCTTGGACTGGTGGCGACGTTCGAACACCGAGTGAAATCGCCAAGATCCGAGCCGCGGGTCGTATTGCCGCGCAGGCAATTGAACTGGTCGGAAAGCATGCCGTACCAGGAGTCACAACCGATGAACTTGATCGCATCGGGCACGAGTTCTTGATTGGCCAGGGCGCGTATCCATCAACCCTCGGTTACAGAGGTTTCCCAAAGTCGCTCTGCTCGTCAATCAACGAGGTCATCTGCCACGGCATTCCTGACGATACAGTCCTTCAGGAAGGTGACATCGTCAACATTGACATCACCGCGTTCAAGGACGGCTTCCACGGAGATAGCAATCAGACTTTCAAAGTTGGCGAAGTCTCGGATGAAGTTAGCCTTCTGGTCGAGCGCACACACGAGGCCATGATGCGGGGAATTCGGGCAGCCACAGTCGGTCGCCAAGTGAACATCATCGGCCGCGCCATCGAAACTTATGCAAAGCGCTTCAACTATGGGGTGGTTCGTGACTTTACCGGTCACGGGATCGGCGAGGCTTTCCATTCCGGACTAATCATTCCCCACTACGACTCATCACCGGCGTACGACACCGAGATTAAGGTAGGTATGGTGTTTACCATCGAGCCGATGCTTACCCTCGGCACGCACGAATGGAACATGTGGTCGGACAACTGGACCGTAGTCACGCGAGATAGCAGCATTACCGCTCAGTTTGAGCACACTATTGCCATCACCGAGGATGGCCCGGAAATCCTTACTCTTCCTTAG
- the ppgK gene encoding polyphosphate--glucose phosphotransferase: MAKIAIGIDIGGTGIKGALVDVSSGELLSSRVRIETPEGGRPNDIAEVLKVLISQIPGATPDLPVGICFPAVVQHGVTMSAANVSPEWIGLDADSLFTKSLGRPVHVINDADAAGVAEVKFGAGRKQDGLVIMTTLGTGIGTALFLNGKLVPNTELGHLEIDGVDYESKASFAAKEREELGWDTWAERLQKYYSTLERLFSPDLFIIGGGVSKQHEEFVPLLKLRAKVVPAKKRNNAGILGAAALAIRSTKN, encoded by the coding sequence ATGGCAAAGATTGCAATTGGAATTGACATTGGCGGTACCGGAATTAAGGGTGCTCTCGTCGATGTTTCAAGCGGCGAGCTGCTCTCCAGCAGAGTTCGCATCGAGACTCCTGAGGGCGGCCGGCCTAACGACATCGCTGAAGTGCTTAAGGTTCTGATCTCACAGATTCCGGGTGCGACTCCAGATCTTCCGGTCGGCATCTGCTTTCCCGCTGTGGTCCAACACGGTGTCACTATGTCAGCCGCAAATGTTTCTCCTGAGTGGATTGGGCTCGACGCCGATTCTCTATTCACCAAATCGCTCGGACGTCCGGTCCATGTGATCAACGACGCAGATGCCGCAGGTGTTGCTGAGGTCAAGTTTGGGGCAGGTCGTAAACAAGATGGCCTAGTCATCATGACCACGTTGGGTACCGGAATTGGCACCGCCTTATTCCTTAATGGAAAGCTCGTGCCCAACACAGAGCTAGGTCATCTAGAAATTGATGGCGTTGATTATGAATCTAAAGCCTCATTCGCAGCCAAAGAACGTGAAGAACTGGGTTGGGACACCTGGGCCGAGCGACTTCAAAAGTACTACTCGACGCTTGAACGACTTTTCAGCCCCGACCTCTTCATCATCGGTGGCGGTGTCTCTAAACAGCACGAGGAATTTGTTCCGCTACTAAAACTTCGCGCCAAGGTAGTTCCAGCAAAGAAGCGCAACAACGCCGGCATACTTGGAGCGGCTGCGCTGGCGATTCGGTCAACTAAGAATTAG
- a CDS encoding bifunctional RNase H/acid phosphatase, translated as MAASNLIIEADGGSRGNPGLAGSGAVVIDADSGEVLIEIARYIGIATNNVAEYLALKSGLEAAIELNPEARILVRMDSKLVIEQMAGRWKIKHPDMIQIGSQVQRLVANVQVRWMWIPREENSRADALANKAMDEREDSIVHSEGAKQRSPVAEFNQVKPSSVRSPDEVTEPLTTLVLVRHGRTHLTESKRISGSGGENPGLSDLGRADARAAAKALAEIGSKGPWAHIAPISAIVASPIQRTQDTANIIANELGLGVSTLPEIAEISFGDWDGHTNDEVKSQWPAEFSAWQGSWSVSPPNGESLEAFDQRVMLGLQEILIQHAGKTVVVVSHVMPIRGIIREAMESGISGYWRPQVAPCSLSVLRFWGSQSAEVVTINSTSHL; from the coding sequence GTGGCGGCAAGCAATCTCATAATCGAGGCTGATGGCGGCTCTCGAGGTAATCCAGGTCTTGCCGGTTCGGGCGCAGTTGTTATCGATGCTGACAGTGGCGAAGTCTTGATCGAGATTGCTAGGTACATTGGCATCGCAACTAACAACGTTGCAGAGTATTTGGCATTGAAATCAGGGCTCGAAGCGGCAATCGAGCTAAATCCAGAGGCACGGATTTTGGTTCGTATGGACTCCAAACTCGTTATTGAGCAAATGGCAGGCCGTTGGAAGATCAAGCACCCAGACATGATCCAGATCGGCAGTCAGGTGCAGCGACTTGTAGCTAATGTTCAGGTTCGCTGGATGTGGATTCCTCGTGAAGAGAATTCACGTGCAGACGCGTTGGCCAATAAGGCAATGGATGAGCGCGAGGACTCGATTGTTCACAGTGAGGGCGCTAAGCAACGCTCTCCGGTTGCTGAGTTCAATCAGGTAAAGCCGAGTTCGGTTCGTAGCCCAGATGAGGTAACCGAGCCGCTAACCACTCTTGTGCTGGTACGCCATGGGCGCACCCATTTGACAGAATCCAAGCGAATTTCTGGCAGCGGCGGTGAAAATCCTGGTCTCTCTGACCTAGGTCGCGCTGATGCTCGCGCAGCGGCAAAAGCCTTGGCGGAAATTGGTTCGAAGGGGCCTTGGGCTCACATCGCGCCCATTTCGGCGATTGTGGCATCACCGATTCAGCGAACGCAGGACACAGCAAACATCATCGCCAACGAACTTGGCCTCGGCGTAAGCACTCTGCCTGAGATTGCTGAGATCTCATTCGGCGACTGGGATGGGCACACCAATGACGAGGTTAAGAGCCAGTGGCCGGCCGAGTTCTCGGCGTGGCAGGGCTCATGGAGTGTCTCGCCGCCGAACGGTGAATCTTTAGAGGCCTTCGATCAGCGCGTCATGCTTGGCCTACAGGAGATACTCATTCAACACGCAGGTAAGACAGTCGTGGTAGTTAGTCACGTCATGCCAATTCGGGGAATCATCCGAGAGGCCATGGAGTCTGGCATTTCTGGCTACTGGCGACCACAGGTCGCGCCCTGTTCTCTATCGGTGTTGAGGTTTTGGGGCAGCCAAAGCGCTGAGGTCGTCACGATAAATTCAACAAGTCACCTCTAA
- a CDS encoding zinc ribbon domain-containing protein: protein MKATNNQQTELLSLGELDLEIKRSKTALAQLTNGHQFETLRAQQLSLATELIEARNALDTVELELKRAEADLKLVEERVKKDNALLNQTTSAKDAQGIQAELATLARRQSDLEDAELQILERKDECLASFDEVMARKSSLDAEIATKEAAVEVEVIKLRSGLDLLTQRRAQQAASTAPDLLQAYEKKLERSIAVGRLVGRECGACRIGIGATALAEINALPFDEFATCPDCQAFLVR, encoded by the coding sequence ATGAAAGCAACCAATAATCAGCAGACTGAACTATTGAGTCTGGGGGAGTTGGACCTTGAGATTAAGAGATCAAAAACTGCTCTTGCACAGCTGACCAACGGTCACCAGTTTGAGACCCTCAGAGCACAGCAGCTTTCTTTGGCAACCGAGCTCATCGAAGCGCGTAATGCTTTGGACACCGTGGAGCTTGAACTCAAACGAGCTGAAGCAGACCTCAAGCTGGTAGAAGAGAGGGTAAAAAAAGACAATGCCCTACTCAATCAAACAACTTCGGCAAAGGATGCGCAGGGTATCCAAGCAGAATTGGCCACTCTTGCTCGCAGACAGTCTGATTTAGAAGACGCCGAACTTCAGATTCTTGAGCGCAAAGACGAATGCCTAGCTTCGTTTGACGAGGTAATGGCCCGTAAGTCTAGCCTCGACGCCGAGATTGCAACTAAAGAGGCCGCTGTCGAAGTAGAGGTTATAAAACTTCGCTCGGGTCTGGACCTTTTGACTCAGCGCAGAGCGCAGCAGGCTGCCTCGACCGCGCCTGATCTCCTGCAGGCCTACGAGAAGAAGCTTGAACGCTCGATTGCTGTTGGCCGCCTAGTGGGTCGCGAGTGCGGTGCCTGCCGCATCGGTATTGGCGCAACCGCTCTTGCAGAAATCAACGCTCTTCCGTTCGATGAGTTTGCTACCTGCCCTGACTGCCAAGCATTCTTGGTCCGCTAG
- a CDS encoding Nif3-like dinuclear metal center hexameric protein yields MSVPIKGLIDAAEVLWPTAGAEGWDAPGLVSGSARQQISRVLLTVDVTSSVLDEAIDGAFDMVISHHPFLMRGVTSLSEQTSKGHLISRAVRAGVSLFAAHTNADIVQNGVSDVIAKAIGLANIRPLVESSPGVGHGRIGTLPEKMPLGELARRIAKVMPSTATGVRVSGEFTQLVQTVALCGGAGDSFIGDAISSGADVYMSSDLRHHPVQDAREYALTQGTGPAIIDVSHWASEWLWLDVAANQLSEKFPQVQFVVSQLRTDPWDFVITQ; encoded by the coding sequence ATGTCCGTACCCATTAAAGGTCTTATAGACGCTGCAGAAGTTTTGTGGCCCACCGCAGGTGCCGAGGGCTGGGATGCTCCGGGGCTCGTCTCAGGAAGCGCCCGTCAGCAAATCTCGCGAGTCCTGCTGACCGTTGATGTAACCTCTTCAGTGCTTGACGAGGCAATCGACGGCGCATTCGACATGGTGATCTCACACCACCCGTTTCTCATGCGGGGCGTTACCAGCCTTTCCGAACAGACCTCCAAGGGGCATTTGATCTCAAGAGCTGTCAGAGCTGGAGTCTCTCTGTTCGCAGCACACACCAATGCTGACATTGTTCAAAATGGAGTGTCTGACGTTATTGCAAAGGCCATTGGTCTAGCCAACATTCGACCGCTGGTCGAAAGCTCGCCGGGAGTCGGACACGGACGAATCGGTACCCTTCCAGAGAAGATGCCGCTTGGTGAGTTAGCCCGGCGGATAGCTAAAGTCATGCCTTCCACCGCGACTGGTGTGCGAGTATCGGGTGAATTTACCCAACTGGTTCAAACGGTCGCACTGTGTGGTGGTGCCGGTGACTCTTTTATTGGCGACGCAATTTCATCCGGCGCCGACGTCTACATGAGTTCGGACCTAAGACATCATCCGGTTCAAGATGCACGAGAGTACGCGCTTACTCAGGGCACGGGGCCGGCAATCATCGATGTTTCACACTGGGCAAGCGAATGGCTCTGGCTGGACGTTGCCGCAAATCAGTTGTCGGAGAAGTTTCCTCAGGTCCAATTTGTGGTTAGCCAACTTCGGACTGACCCCTGGGACTTTGTCATCACTCAGTAA
- a CDS encoding purine-cytosine permease family protein, whose product MDSSSYIPPSQRSLSDSDLQEALGRVRSDYEGTLEAMAFLEEQAKLRAEDNVQFSTWVEKMQQNGTPQALWALENAMRQRSGLPPLPAPNFNQIENDLPDTSGVLLPSSDREAPQVLGSAWVEVETEVDTAPTDLPSIAPQISPEPVSADSVLQSVAAPVPSSVPVPVPDPVPAPSLAAEVITVDSEPRVNRRSQAISQFWAWLGLSGSVLPFGMGAILGQFDVSFLQGVLAVALASLASASVISIGSLAGKRSGLATVFLSRAAFGVGANAAPAIVLVLSRVFWSSVLLWSLFVMSESVDASASQTIPFNGVALVAPVAVLIIASALAFYGGKVLFKAQQIAGTIGAVVGLLLISVTTSGIAWNDLLLESNRSWVATFASATLIFSIFGLAWSGTGADFARKLSASQLGAKVVGLAFISLAIIPTLFGSFGLALARGMRTFGPEFRGAYEANFVSALAAYGYPWLAAVLGVSALVSLAVILAMSQYSTNLGLHALGLKLRPIVAQPALAILVALIAGLVVYSVSTDFAWNLVADYAVFFAVPMAAWSGIFAADVLIRRIAYHEISLSRTYGFYKSVNVLNLAGWFVASVIGLGLVDASSPGLTWLGYLAPSLTNPDYWLSTNFGVLVALAIGVLVPVATGIPRIKRQEAEVLAIEARRTELLDVLGILE is encoded by the coding sequence ATGGACTCCAGCTCATACATCCCGCCTTCTCAGCGGTCGCTATCTGACAGTGATCTTCAAGAGGCATTAGGTCGGGTACGGTCGGACTACGAGGGCACTCTGGAGGCTATGGCCTTCTTAGAGGAACAGGCCAAACTTCGAGCAGAAGACAATGTGCAGTTCTCAACTTGGGTTGAGAAAATGCAGCAGAACGGCACGCCTCAAGCACTTTGGGCTCTAGAAAACGCCATGCGTCAGCGAAGTGGCCTTCCGCCGCTTCCGGCCCCGAATTTCAATCAAATAGAAAATGATCTTCCGGACACATCAGGCGTTCTGCTTCCATCAAGCGATCGGGAGGCCCCTCAAGTTCTGGGTTCTGCGTGGGTCGAGGTCGAGACCGAGGTCGACACTGCGCCAACGGATCTGCCTTCCATTGCCCCTCAGATTTCGCCGGAGCCTGTGTCCGCGGATTCAGTTTTGCAGTCAGTTGCTGCACCAGTTCCAAGTTCTGTTCCTGTGCCGGTTCCAGATCCGGTACCTGCTCCAAGCCTTGCGGCAGAAGTCATCACAGTCGATTCAGAACCCCGTGTAAATCGTCGAAGCCAGGCTATATCTCAGTTTTGGGCCTGGCTTGGACTGAGCGGATCAGTACTGCCTTTTGGCATGGGCGCAATTCTGGGACAGTTTGACGTGTCCTTCCTGCAAGGGGTTTTGGCTGTTGCTCTGGCCTCTTTGGCATCGGCTTCAGTGATTTCAATTGGTTCGCTGGCGGGTAAAAGAAGCGGTTTGGCAACGGTCTTTCTTTCGCGGGCAGCCTTTGGTGTGGGCGCAAACGCTGCTCCGGCAATTGTCTTAGTCTTGTCCAGGGTTTTTTGGTCCTCCGTCCTGCTGTGGTCACTTTTTGTGATGAGCGAGTCGGTTGACGCTTCTGCTTCCCAAACCATTCCATTCAATGGTGTAGCTCTAGTCGCGCCCGTTGCAGTCCTGATAATTGCCTCCGCGTTAGCTTTCTACGGCGGGAAGGTTCTGTTCAAAGCACAGCAAATTGCGGGCACTATCGGTGCGGTTGTGGGTCTGCTGTTGATTTCAGTGACAACTTCGGGCATTGCCTGGAATGACCTCTTACTCGAAAGCAATCGAAGCTGGGTTGCAACCTTTGCCAGTGCCACGCTCATATTTTCGATATTCGGATTGGCTTGGTCTGGGACCGGTGCCGATTTTGCTCGGAAACTTTCAGCAAGTCAGTTGGGGGCAAAGGTTGTCGGTCTTGCCTTCATTAGTTTGGCAATCATTCCAACCTTGTTCGGTTCATTCGGTCTTGCTCTCGCTAGAGGAATGCGCACGTTCGGGCCAGAGTTCCGTGGCGCATATGAGGCAAACTTTGTTTCGGCGCTGGCCGCCTACGGCTATCCGTGGTTGGCTGCCGTTCTCGGGGTAAGCGCGCTGGTGTCGCTTGCCGTTATTTTGGCAATGTCCCAGTACTCAACCAACCTTGGCCTACACGCTCTTGGCCTGAAGTTAAGGCCAATTGTCGCCCAACCCGCTCTGGCGATTTTGGTGGCACTAATTGCGGGGCTTGTGGTCTATTCAGTCAGTACTGATTTCGCTTGGAATCTGGTTGCGGACTATGCCGTATTTTTCGCCGTCCCGATGGCAGCGTGGTCTGGCATTTTTGCTGCAGATGTACTAATCCGGAGAATCGCGTATCACGAGATTTCTTTGAGCCGAACTTACGGCTTTTACAAAAGCGTTAACGTTTTGAATCTTGCAGGTTGGTTTGTTGCATCAGTCATCGGACTTGGTCTGGTCGATGCTTCATCGCCAGGCTTGACCTGGCTTGGCTACTTGGCGCCATCATTGACTAACCCTGATTACTGGCTGAGTACGAATTTCGGTGTCCTAGTCGCATTGGCGATTGGGGTACTAGTTCCCGTGGCCACAGGAATACCGCGGATTAAACGCCAGGAGGCCGAGGTGCTTGCAATCGAAGCTCGACGCACCGAATTGCTCGACGTTCTAGGGATTTTGGAGTAA
- a CDS encoding peroxiredoxin, with protein MTLLIGDKAPDFELVNQFGATVKLSDFAGKKPVVLVFYPLSFSGICTGELCELRDNFAQFQSADVELLAISVDSKFVQKKFAEEEKYEFSVLADFWPHGAVAKQYGVFIEDAGIANRATFVINKDGDLVAKFVTAPGQARSLDEYKRALASL; from the coding sequence ATGACACTACTTATCGGCGACAAGGCACCAGATTTTGAACTGGTTAATCAATTCGGTGCAACCGTAAAGTTGTCTGATTTTGCTGGCAAGAAACCTGTGGTCTTGGTGTTCTACCCTCTTTCATTCTCGGGTATCTGCACCGGCGAGTTGTGTGAGCTCCGAGATAACTTCGCACAGTTCCAGTCTGCTGACGTAGAGCTGCTTGCCATCTCAGTGGACTCAAAGTTTGTTCAGAAGAAGTTCGCCGAAGAAGAGAAGTACGAGTTCTCCGTTCTAGCTGATTTCTGGCCTCACGGTGCGGTTGCCAAGCAGTATGGTGTCTTCATCGAAGATGCTGGAATCGCCAATCGCGCTACGTTTGTGATCAATAAAGACGGCGATCTAGTGGCTAAGTTCGTCACCGCCCCAGGTCAGGCTAGAAGCCTTGATGAGTACAAACGAGCACTAGCTTCGCTGTAA
- the aceE gene encoding pyruvate dehydrogenase (acetyl-transferring), homodimeric type, translating into MSINNNDAYAVNTPDQDPQETSEWLESLDAVARVHGRGRAREIMLNLLRRSHELQLNVPIVPTTDYINTIAPENEAEFPGDEKIERTYRAWMRWNAAMLVHRAQRPGVGVGGHISTFASSASLYEVGFNHFFKGQDHPSGGDQIFIQGHASPGPYARAFLEGRLSAGQLDGFRQEKSHAGGSLSSYPHPRLMPDFWQFPTVSMGLGPINAIYQAQFNRYLAGRGFKDTSEQHVWAFLGDGELDEVESRGALQLAANDNLDNLTFVVNANLQRLDGPVRGNGKIIQELESFFRGAGWNVIKVVWGREWDSLLANDHEGALVDLMNKTPDGDYQTYKTEDGAFVRENFFGRDPRTLKLVEHLSDDEIWGLKRGGHDYRKVYAAYKSALEHKGQPTVIIAKTIKGFTLGKSFEGRNATHQMKKLTLDNLKSFRDELHIPISDSQLEENPYQPPYFHPGQDAPEIQYMHERRRELGGYLPERRSKYVDFKLPEDSAYAVSKKGSGTQEVATTMAFVRLFKDLLRSPEFGERIVPIIPDEARTFGMDAFFPSAKIYNPNGQHYISVDRELLLAYKESSAGQILHTGINEAGSVAGFTAAATSYATQGQPMIPFYVFYSMFGFQRTADAFWAAADQMSRGFIIGATAGRTTLTGEGLQHADGHSPLIAATNTAVITYDAAYGYEIGHIVRSGIERMYGGQHPDPNVMYYLTVYNEPYVQPAEPENVDVNGIVRGIHKISTNERAGRKAQILASGVAVPWAYEAQQLLQNDWGVSADIWSVTSWTELRRDGLVCDEAKFLNPSLPAPKAFVTSQLEGSEGPFLGVSDFMHAVQDQIRPWVPGDYATLGAEGFGFSDTRAAARRFFKIDGPSIVVRVLEQLVERGEMDPSVPQMAIDRYRLHDVNAGTSGSTGGEN; encoded by the coding sequence TTGTCCATCAACAACAACGATGCATACGCGGTCAACACCCCAGACCAAGACCCACAAGAGACCAGCGAGTGGCTCGAGTCACTCGACGCGGTAGCACGAGTTCATGGCCGAGGCCGTGCCCGTGAAATCATGTTGAACCTTTTGCGTCGTTCACACGAACTTCAGCTGAATGTTCCGATTGTTCCAACCACGGACTACATCAACACCATCGCGCCTGAGAACGAGGCCGAATTTCCTGGTGACGAAAAAATTGAGCGCACCTACCGTGCCTGGATGCGTTGGAATGCTGCTATGTTGGTGCACCGAGCTCAGCGCCCTGGCGTTGGCGTTGGTGGCCACATCTCAACTTTTGCCTCTTCAGCTTCGCTGTACGAGGTCGGTTTCAACCACTTCTTCAAGGGCCAAGACCACCCATCCGGCGGAGACCAGATATTTATCCAAGGCCACGCATCACCTGGCCCGTATGCCCGCGCGTTCCTCGAAGGTCGCCTAAGTGCCGGCCAGCTAGACGGATTCCGTCAGGAAAAGTCTCACGCGGGTGGAAGCCTTTCTTCATACCCACACCCAAGACTTATGCCGGACTTCTGGCAATTCCCGACCGTTTCAATGGGACTCGGTCCGATCAACGCAATCTATCAGGCGCAGTTCAACCGTTACTTGGCTGGACGTGGCTTCAAGGACACCTCGGAACAGCACGTATGGGCGTTCCTCGGTGATGGTGAACTCGACGAAGTTGAGTCACGTGGCGCTCTTCAACTTGCGGCAAACGACAACCTTGACAACCTGACTTTCGTGGTGAACGCAAACCTCCAGCGCCTTGATGGTCCTGTTCGAGGTAACGGCAAAATTATTCAGGAACTTGAAAGCTTCTTCCGAGGTGCTGGATGGAATGTCATCAAGGTCGTTTGGGGCCGTGAGTGGGACAGCCTGCTAGCGAATGACCACGAGGGCGCCCTAGTTGACCTGATGAACAAGACCCCAGACGGCGACTACCAGACCTACAAGACCGAAGATGGCGCCTTCGTGCGCGAGAACTTCTTTGGCCGCGACCCACGAACTCTTAAGTTGGTTGAGCACCTCTCAGATGACGAAATTTGGGGCCTCAAGCGCGGCGGACACGACTACCGCAAGGTCTACGCTGCCTATAAGTCCGCCCTCGAGCACAAGGGTCAGCCAACCGTAATCATCGCCAAGACAATCAAGGGCTTTACCCTCGGAAAGTCATTTGAGGGGCGCAATGCGACCCACCAGATGAAGAAGCTGACGCTGGACAACCTGAAGAGCTTCCGCGATGAATTGCACATTCCAATCTCTGACTCTCAGCTTGAAGAGAACCCGTACCAGCCGCCGTACTTCCACCCTGGACAGGACGCGCCTGAGATCCAGTACATGCACGAGCGTCGTCGCGAATTGGGCGGTTACCTTCCAGAGCGAAGAAGTAAGTACGTTGACTTCAAGCTTCCTGAAGACTCTGCCTATGCGGTTTCTAAGAAGGGCTCCGGCACTCAGGAAGTTGCAACCACAATGGCATTCGTCCGTCTTTTCAAGGATCTCCTGCGCTCGCCAGAGTTCGGTGAGCGAATCGTGCCGATCATCCCGGATGAGGCCCGCACCTTCGGTATGGATGCTTTCTTCCCAAGTGCCAAAATTTACAACCCGAATGGTCAGCACTACATCTCGGTGGACCGTGAATTGCTTTTGGCCTATAAGGAAAGCTCCGCTGGGCAGATTCTTCACACCGGTATCAACGAAGCCGGATCAGTAGCGGGCTTTACCGCTGCTGCCACCAGCTATGCAACTCAGGGTCAGCCGATGATCCCGTTCTACGTCTTCTACTCGATGTTCGGCTTCCAGCGCACCGCAGATGCGTTCTGGGCTGCGGCCGACCAGATGTCGCGTGGATTCATCATCGGTGCCACCGCTGGACGCACAACTTTGACCGGTGAAGGTCTTCAGCACGCCGATGGCCACTCACCGCTCATTGCTGCCACAAACACCGCGGTGATCACCTACGACGCAGCCTACGGCTACGAAATTGGGCACATTGTCCGCTCTGGTATTGAGCGCATGTACGGAGGCCAGCACCCGGACCCGAACGTGATGTATTACCTAACCGTTTACAACGAACCATACGTCCAGCCTGCCGAGCCAGAGAACGTTGACGTCAACGGCATCGTTCGAGGAATCCACAAGATCAGCACTAACGAGCGCGCAGGTCGAAAGGCCCAAATTCTCGCTTCTGGCGTTGCGGTTCCTTGGGCTTACGAGGCGCAGCAGCTACTACAGAACGACTGGGGTGTATCAGCCGACATTTGGTCAGTTACCTCATGGACTGAGCTTCGCCGCGATGGTCTAGTCTGCGACGAAGCCAAGTTCTTGAACCCTAGCCTTCCAGCTCCAAAGGCATTCGTGACTTCACAGCTCGAGGGATCTGAGGGTCCATTCCTTGGTGTGAGCGACTTCATGCACGCGGTGCAGGATCAGATTCGACCATGGGTACCGGGCGACTACGCAACGCTTGGTGCCGAGGGCTTCGGCTTCTCTGACACACGCGCAGCCGCTCGCCGATTCTTCAAGATTGACGGACCGTCAATTGTGGTGCGCGTTCTTGAGCAGCTCGTTGAGCGCGGCGAGATGGACCCAAGTGTTCCACAGATGGCAATCGACCGATACCGCCTTCACGACGTGAATGCCGGTACCTCAGGGTCAACCGGTGGCGAAAACTAA